One Massilia sp. 9096 genomic window carries:
- the lpxA gene encoding acyl-ACP--UDP-N-acetylglucosamine O-acyltransferase, translating into MSKIHPSAIVDPKAELDSSVEVGPYSIVGPHVRIGAGTVVGPHVVIEGHTTIGQDNRIFQFASLGAAPQDKKWAGEPTRLEVGDRNTIREFVTFNTGTVQDEGVTRLGNDNWISAYVHLAHDCQVGSNTIFSNNAQLAGHVHVGDWAILSGYCGVHQFCKIGAHAFIGMYTSLTQDVPPFVLVSGNPAEAHGVNIEGIKRRGFTREQINAIRAAYKTIYRSGLTLEEAKARLQEDEAAAGDAAADVRAMRAFLDTASRGIVR; encoded by the coding sequence ATGAGCAAGATTCATCCGAGCGCGATCGTCGATCCGAAGGCCGAACTGGACAGTTCGGTCGAGGTGGGCCCGTACTCGATCGTCGGTCCGCACGTGCGCATCGGCGCCGGCACCGTGGTCGGCCCGCACGTGGTCATCGAAGGCCACACGACGATCGGCCAGGACAACCGGATTTTCCAGTTCGCCTCGCTGGGCGCGGCGCCGCAGGACAAGAAATGGGCCGGCGAGCCGACCCGCCTGGAAGTCGGCGACCGCAACACCATCCGCGAGTTCGTCACCTTCAACACCGGCACCGTGCAGGACGAGGGCGTGACGCGCCTGGGCAACGACAACTGGATCTCGGCCTACGTGCACCTGGCGCACGACTGCCAGGTGGGCAGCAATACGATCTTTTCGAACAACGCCCAGCTGGCCGGCCACGTCCACGTGGGCGACTGGGCGATCCTGTCGGGCTACTGCGGCGTGCACCAGTTCTGCAAGATCGGCGCGCATGCCTTCATCGGCATGTACACCAGCCTGACCCAGGACGTGCCGCCGTTCGTGCTGGTCTCGGGCAATCCGGCCGAGGCGCACGGCGTCAACATCGAGGGCATCAAGCGGCGCGGCTTCACGCGCGAGCAGATCAACGCCATCCGCGCCGCCTACAAGACCATCTACCGCTCCGGCCTGACGCTGGAAGAGGCGAAAGCCAGGCTGCAGGAAGACGAAGCGGCGGCCGGCGACGCAGCCGCCGACGTGCGCGCGATGCGCGCGTTCCTCGACACGGCCAGCCGTGGCATCGTCCGCTGA
- the ispC gene encoding 1-deoxy-D-xylulose-5-phosphate reductoisomerase: MMQRITILGATGSIGVSTLDVLARHPDKYRVHALSAHGRVDELAEQCRVFRPQRAVVGSAEAAQRLAALVDGLGIDVAYGERALCEIASSDDTDTVMAAIVGAAGLAPTLAAARAGKKVLLANKEALVMSGQLFMDAVREHEATLLPIDSEHNAIFQSLPAHYARGPQAAGVAKILLTASGGPFLNRAVETLSNVTPDEACKHPNWSMGRKISVDSATMMNKGLEVIEAHWLFGAPAEQIEVVIHPQSVIHSMVSYVDGSVLAQLGNPDMRTPIAHALAYPERIESGVAQLDLTQTASLQFHRPDFGRFPCLALAFDALRAGGTAPALLNAANEVAVQAFLERRIGFRDIDRVVRGVMDDVAHGAAASIEAVMAQDARAREAAQRLVAGLQGAPAPTRAAAQVAG, from the coding sequence ATCATGCAACGCATAACCATCCTGGGCGCCACCGGCTCGATCGGCGTCTCGACCCTCGACGTGCTGGCGCGTCATCCCGACAAATACCGCGTGCACGCGCTCAGCGCCCACGGCCGTGTCGACGAGCTGGCCGAGCAGTGCCGCGTGTTCCGTCCGCAGCGCGCCGTGGTCGGCAGCGCCGAGGCGGCGCAACGCCTGGCCGCGCTGGTCGACGGCCTGGGCATCGACGTCGCTTACGGCGAGCGAGCCTTGTGCGAGATCGCCTCGAGCGATGACACCGACACGGTGATGGCCGCCATCGTCGGCGCCGCCGGCCTCGCGCCCACGCTCGCGGCCGCGCGCGCCGGCAAGAAAGTTCTGCTGGCCAACAAGGAAGCGCTGGTCATGTCCGGCCAGCTGTTCATGGACGCCGTGCGCGAGCACGAGGCGACCCTGCTGCCGATCGACAGCGAGCACAACGCGATCTTCCAGTCGCTGCCCGCGCACTACGCGCGTGGCCCGCAGGCCGCCGGCGTGGCGAAGATCCTCCTGACCGCATCCGGCGGCCCGTTCCTGAACCGCGCGGTCGAGACGCTCTCCAACGTGACGCCGGACGAGGCCTGCAAGCATCCGAACTGGTCGATGGGCCGCAAGATCTCGGTCGACTCGGCCACGATGATGAACAAGGGCCTGGAAGTGATCGAGGCGCACTGGCTGTTCGGCGCTCCGGCCGAGCAGATCGAAGTGGTGATCCATCCGCAAAGCGTGATCCACTCGATGGTCTCGTACGTCGACGGCTCGGTGCTGGCCCAGCTCGGCAACCCCGACATGCGCACCCCGATCGCGCATGCGCTGGCCTACCCGGAGCGCATCGAATCCGGCGTCGCCCAGCTCGACCTGACCCAGACCGCGAGCCTGCAATTCCACAGGCCCGATTTCGGCCGCTTCCCGTGCCTGGCGCTGGCCTTCGACGCCTTGCGCGCCGGCGGCACCGCGCCGGCACTGCTGAATGCCGCCAATGAAGTGGCGGTGCAGGCGTTCCTCGAGCGCCGCATCGGTTTCCGCGACATCGACCGCGTGGTGCGCGGCGTGATGGACGACGTCGCGCACGGCGCCGCCGCCAGCATCGAGGCGGTGATGGCGCAGGACGCGCGCGCGCGCGAAGCGGCGCAGCGCCTGGTGGCCGGACTGCAGGGCGCACCTGCGCCGACGCGGGCCGCCGCGCAGGTGGCGGGTTGA
- the uppS gene encoding polyprenyl diphosphate synthase has protein sequence MIFKSSTTAVPDAPPVPRHIAIIMDGNGRWATKRLLPRVAGHVKGVDAVRKIVEACVERGVEYLTLFAFSSENWRRPADEVSYLMGLFVSALEREVAKMHANNIRLKVVGDLSRFDAKLQDMIANAERRTANNSRLTVSVCANYGGRWDIMQATAKMVAANPGVTEYTEEMLSPHLAMAYAPEPDLFIRTGGEERISNFLLWQLAYSELYFTDSFWPDFSTDSLDTAIASYQSRERRFGRTGEQVANKAKKS, from the coding sequence ATGATTTTCAAAAGTTCGACCACCGCAGTTCCCGACGCGCCGCCGGTGCCGCGCCATATCGCCATCATCATGGATGGCAATGGTCGCTGGGCCACCAAGCGCCTGCTCCCGCGCGTGGCCGGTCACGTCAAGGGCGTGGATGCGGTGCGCAAGATCGTCGAGGCCTGCGTCGAGCGCGGCGTCGAGTACCTGACGCTGTTCGCGTTTTCGTCGGAAAACTGGCGCCGCCCGGCCGACGAAGTGTCCTATCTGATGGGCCTGTTCGTCAGCGCGCTCGAGCGCGAAGTGGCGAAGATGCACGCCAATAATATCCGCCTCAAGGTGGTCGGTGACCTCAGCCGCTTCGACGCCAAGCTGCAGGACATGATCGCCAACGCCGAACGCCGCACCGCCAACAACAGCCGCCTGACCGTCAGCGTGTGCGCCAACTACGGCGGCCGCTGGGACATCATGCAGGCTACAGCCAAGATGGTGGCCGCCAACCCGGGCGTCACCGAATACACCGAAGAGATGCTCAGCCCGCACCTGGCGATGGCCTACGCGCCCGAGCCCGACCTGTTCATCCGCACCGGCGGGGAAGAGCGCATCTCGAATTTCCTGCTGTGGCAGCTCGCCTATTCGGAGCTGTACTTCACCGACAGTTTCTGGCCGGACTTCTCCACCGATTCGCTCGACACCGCGATCGCGTCCTACCAGAGCCGCGAACGCCGTTTCGGGCGGACCGGCGAACAAGTCGCCAACAAGGCCAAGAAAAGCTGA
- the fabZ gene encoding 3-hydroxyacyl-ACP dehydratase FabZ, with translation MTTQDQNDTSTAAKTLNINQIKEYLPHRYPLLLVDRVVDYELGKTITAIKNVTVNEEFFNGHFPHKPVMPGVLMVEAMAQTAAILSFMTMGVKPDESSVVYFVGIDNVRFKRPVEPGDQLRMDVEILRTSRGIWKYKATASVDGKTAVEAELMCTIRANETAAAPAAAAGQ, from the coding sequence ATGACGACCCAAGACCAGAACGACACCTCGACCGCTGCCAAGACCCTGAACATCAACCAGATCAAGGAATACCTGCCGCACCGTTATCCGCTGCTCCTGGTGGACCGCGTGGTCGATTATGAATTGGGCAAGACCATCACCGCGATCAAGAACGTCACCGTCAACGAAGAGTTCTTCAACGGTCACTTCCCGCACAAGCCGGTGATGCCGGGCGTGCTGATGGTCGAGGCGATGGCGCAGACCGCCGCGATCCTGTCGTTCATGACCATGGGCGTCAAGCCGGACGAGAGCTCGGTCGTGTATTTCGTCGGTATCGACAACGTGCGCTTCAAGCGTCCGGTCGAGCCGGGCGACCAGCTGCGCATGGACGTCGAGATCCTGCGCACCTCGCGCGGCATCTGGAAGTACAAGGCCACCGCCAGCGTCGACGGCAAGACCGCGGTCGAAGCGGAACTGATGTGCACGATCCGCGCCAACGAGACGGCCGCCGCACCCGCAGCGGCAGCGGGGCAGTAA
- a CDS encoding phosphatidate cytidylyltransferase encodes MLKTRVITAVVLLAVLLPILYFNNFMAFAVVATVCFGAAIWECFRLFNPGTQNAHIIALLWAAVFAVSVWNGRIEPAVWAALSMALWIARFAPSLKTGLPPLGTPANTLLSVVYGCAIVGCFAAIVDLFSHSPLYLLSVMAIVWVADIGAYFAGKAFGKRKLAPSISPGKSWEGAIGGGVAVLVLASLSVAFGGPMFADTFAAHVQRAWGWVPMLAVLVVIAAFSVIGDLFESQLKRRAGMKDSSNLLPGHGGVLDRIDALIPVLPLAALIGARL; translated from the coding sequence ATGCTCAAGACCCGCGTCATTACCGCCGTCGTACTGCTGGCAGTCCTGCTGCCCATCCTTTATTTCAACAACTTCATGGCGTTCGCCGTGGTGGCGACGGTGTGCTTCGGCGCCGCCATCTGGGAATGCTTCCGACTGTTCAACCCGGGCACCCAGAACGCGCACATCATCGCCTTGTTGTGGGCCGCGGTGTTCGCGGTGTCGGTATGGAACGGCCGCATCGAGCCGGCGGTCTGGGCGGCGCTGAGCATGGCGTTGTGGATCGCGCGCTTCGCGCCCTCGCTCAAGACCGGCCTGCCGCCGCTGGGCACGCCCGCGAATACGCTGCTCAGCGTGGTCTACGGCTGCGCCATCGTCGGCTGCTTCGCCGCCATCGTCGACCTGTTCTCGCACTCGCCGCTGTACCTGCTGTCGGTGATGGCGATCGTCTGGGTGGCCGACATCGGCGCCTATTTTGCCGGCAAGGCCTTCGGCAAGCGCAAGCTCGCGCCCAGTATCTCGCCGGGCAAATCGTGGGAAGGCGCGATCGGCGGCGGCGTCGCCGTGCTGGTGCTGGCCTCGCTCTCGGTCGCCTTCGGCGGCCCGATGTTCGCCGACACCTTCGCCGCGCACGTCCAGCGCGCCTGGGGCTGGGTGCCGATGCTGGCCGTCCTGGTCGTCATCGCCGCCTTCAGCGTCATCGGCGACCTGTTCGAATCGCAACTCAAGCGCCGCGCCGGCATGAAGGACAGCAGCAACCTGCTGCCCGGCCACGGCGGCGTGCTCGACCGGATCGACGCCCTGATCCCGGTACTGCCGCTGGCGGCCCTGATCGGCGCCCGCCTTTGA
- the bamA gene encoding outer membrane protein assembly factor BamA has translation MKLHQDRFALSRIASPHFRRSLIGGAVLAVCAGHAYAVAPFVVKDIRVEGIQRTEAGTVFSYLPVRVGETFDDDKGTAAIKALYATGFFKDVRLEEDNGVLVVLVEERPAIASVDFTGTKEFEKDMLVKALREIGVGETKIFDKASVDRAEQELKRQYLSHGLYGVKITTTITPIERNRVNVMFNVDEGDIAKIKQINIVGNKVFSDKELRKLLQLNTSGWFTWYSKADQYSKQKLTGDLETIKSWYLNHGYLEVNVESTQVAITPDKKDIYLTINITEGEKYTVTGVKVDGETFGREQELKNLILLKPGQVYSGELQEASNKRIADRLASFGYAFANVNANPEINRDKHEVAFTFFIDPGKRAYVRHMTISGNTVTRDEVIRREFRQFESSWYDPNRVKISRDRVDRLGYFKDVTVETPESQGTNDQVDVNIAVTERPTGNFQIGGAFSQAEKFTFTAAITQANFAGSGNTVGIELNTSKYNRTVSFSQTNPYFTDDGVSRAFQLYLRTSRPPAVNIGSYTVRQTGANETFGVPFSDSDMVYFGAGLERTALETDESSPTLYKNFVAQNGGPASGIGDAKTNAVPFTIAWGRDTRDSATTPTRGRYQRANLEVDFIGDAKYYRMIYDHEWYRPVTSWMTLALKGELDYGHGIGGHAYPVFKNFYGGGIGSVRGYESSSLGIVDPFTYDALGGSKRVIGNAELQFPFPGSGQDRSLRWFTFADTGQVFQENEKIRADQFRYSAGIGLSWISPVGPLKLSYAKPLNAKPGDRLERFQFQMGTGF, from the coding sequence ATGAAATTACATCAAGATCGTTTTGCCCTGTCGCGTATCGCCTCGCCACACTTTCGCCGCAGCCTGATCGGCGGCGCGGTGCTGGCCGTGTGCGCCGGCCATGCCTACGCAGTCGCGCCTTTCGTCGTCAAGGACATCCGGGTCGAAGGCATCCAGCGTACCGAGGCGGGCACCGTGTTCAGCTACCTGCCGGTGCGCGTGGGCGAGACCTTCGACGACGACAAGGGCACCGCGGCGATCAAGGCCCTGTACGCCACCGGCTTCTTCAAGGACGTGCGCCTGGAAGAAGACAACGGCGTGCTGGTGGTGCTGGTCGAGGAGCGCCCCGCGATCGCCTCGGTGGACTTCACCGGCACCAAGGAATTCGAAAAGGACATGCTGGTCAAGGCGCTGCGTGAAATCGGCGTCGGCGAGACCAAGATCTTCGACAAGGCCTCGGTCGACCGCGCCGAGCAGGAGCTCAAGCGCCAGTACCTGTCGCACGGCCTGTACGGCGTGAAGATCACCACGACCATCACCCCGATCGAGCGCAACCGCGTGAACGTCATGTTCAACGTGGACGAGGGCGACATCGCCAAGATCAAGCAGATCAACATCGTCGGCAACAAGGTCTTCTCGGACAAGGAATTGCGCAAGCTCCTGCAGCTCAATACCTCCGGCTGGTTCACCTGGTATTCGAAGGCCGACCAGTACTCGAAGCAGAAGCTGACCGGCGACCTGGAAACCATCAAGTCCTGGTACCTGAACCACGGCTACCTGGAAGTGAACGTCGAATCGACCCAGGTCGCGATCACGCCGGACAAGAAGGACATCTACCTGACCATCAACATCACCGAGGGCGAGAAGTACACCGTCACCGGCGTGAAGGTGGATGGCGAGACCTTCGGGCGCGAACAGGAACTCAAGAACCTGATCCTGCTGAAACCGGGCCAGGTCTATTCGGGCGAGCTGCAGGAAGCGTCCAACAAGCGCATCGCCGACCGCCTGGCGAGCTTCGGCTACGCTTTTGCCAACGTCAACGCCAACCCGGAAATCAACCGCGACAAGCACGAGGTGGCCTTCACCTTCTTCATCGATCCGGGTAAGCGCGCCTACGTGCGCCACATGACCATCTCCGGCAACACGGTCACGCGCGACGAAGTGATCCGGCGTGAATTCCGCCAGTTCGAAAGCTCGTGGTACGACCCGAACCGCGTGAAGATCTCGCGCGACCGCGTCGACCGCCTCGGCTACTTCAAGGACGTCACCGTCGAGACGCCGGAATCGCAGGGCACCAACGACCAGGTCGACGTCAACATCGCCGTCACCGAACGCCCGACCGGCAACTTCCAGATCGGCGGCGCGTTCTCGCAGGCCGAGAAGTTCACCTTCACGGCGGCGATCACGCAGGCCAACTTCGCCGGCAGCGGCAACACGGTCGGCATCGAGCTCAACACCAGCAAGTACAACCGCACGGTCTCGTTCTCCCAGACCAACCCGTACTTCACCGACGACGGCGTGTCGCGCGCGTTCCAGCTGTACCTGCGCACCTCGCGTCCGCCGGCGGTGAACATCGGTTCGTACACGGTGCGCCAGACCGGCGCCAACGAGACCTTCGGCGTGCCGTTCTCGGACAGCGACATGGTCTACTTCGGCGCCGGCCTGGAACGCACCGCGCTCGAGACCGACGAGAGCTCGCCGACCCTGTACAAGAACTTCGTGGCGCAGAACGGCGGCCCGGCCAGCGGTATCGGCGACGCCAAGACCAACGCGGTGCCGTTCACGATCGCCTGGGGCCGCGACACCCGCGACAGCGCGACCACGCCGACGCGCGGCCGCTACCAGCGCGCCAACCTGGAAGTCGACTTCATCGGCGACGCCAAGTACTACCGCATGATCTACGATCACGAGTGGTACCGTCCGGTGACCAGCTGGATGACGCTGGCGCTCAAGGGCGAGCTCGATTACGGCCACGGCATCGGCGGCCACGCCTACCCGGTCTTCAAGAACTTCTACGGCGGCGGCATCGGCTCGGTGCGCGGCTACGAAAGCTCGTCGCTGGGTATCGTCGACCCGTTCACCTACGACGCCCTGGGCGGCTCCAAGCGCGTCATCGGCAACGCCGAGCTGCAGTTCCCGTTCCCGGGCAGCGGCCAGGATCGCTCGCTGCGCTGGTTCACTTTCGCCGACACCGGCCAGGTGTTCCAGGAGAACGAGAAGATCCGCGCCGACCAGTTCCGCTACTCGGCGGGTATCGGCCTGTCGTGGATTTCTCCTGTGGGTCCGCTCAAGTTGAGTTATGCTAAGCCCTTGAACGCCAAGCCGGGCGATCGCCTGGAACGCTTCCAGTTCCAGATGGGCACCGGCTTCTGA
- the lpxD gene encoding UDP-3-O-(3-hydroxymyristoyl)glucosamine N-acyltransferase — protein sequence MSTRLGDLVERFGGQLVGDPNLEVSAIAPLDSAGDSHISFLSNSKFRALAAQSRAAALILAPMDDTIVGATYEGARIVSTNPYAYFARVAQYFAALDETPPSPGVHPSATVHASARIDPSAHVGPHVTIEADAVIAAGVVIDHGCFVGHGAEIGEDTHLFANVTFHARCSIGKRGILHSGAVIGTDGFGFARENGVYLKIPQTGRVLMGDDVDVGANTTIDRGALDDTVIEDGVKLDNQIQIGHNCRIGANTAMAGCVGVAGSAKIGKNCTFGGAAMVLGHLEIADNVHISSGTMVSRSVLEPGQYTGFYPLAKNAEWEKSAAIVRNLSSMRDKIRTLEKQIKSLTEQAEQK from the coding sequence ATGAGCACTCGACTCGGTGATTTGGTCGAACGCTTTGGTGGGCAGCTGGTGGGTGACCCGAACCTCGAGGTTTCGGCCATCGCACCGCTGGACAGCGCCGGCGATTCGCACATCAGCTTTCTCAGCAACAGCAAATTTCGCGCGCTGGCCGCGCAGAGCAGGGCCGCGGCGCTGATCCTCGCGCCGATGGACGACACCATCGTCGGCGCGACCTACGAAGGCGCGCGCATCGTCAGCACCAACCCTTACGCCTACTTCGCACGCGTGGCGCAGTACTTCGCCGCGCTCGACGAGACGCCCCCGAGTCCGGGCGTGCACCCGAGCGCGACCGTCCACGCCAGCGCGCGCATCGACCCCAGCGCGCACGTCGGACCGCACGTGACGATCGAGGCCGACGCCGTCATCGCGGCGGGCGTGGTGATCGACCACGGCTGCTTCGTCGGCCACGGCGCCGAGATCGGCGAAGACACCCACCTGTTCGCCAACGTGACCTTCCACGCGCGTTGCAGCATCGGCAAGCGCGGCATCCTGCACTCCGGCGCCGTGATCGGCACCGACGGCTTCGGCTTCGCGCGCGAGAACGGCGTCTACCTCAAGATCCCGCAGACCGGGCGCGTGCTGATGGGCGACGACGTCGACGTCGGCGCCAACACGACCATCGACCGCGGCGCGCTCGACGACACCGTGATCGAGGACGGCGTCAAGCTCGACAACCAGATCCAGATCGGCCACAACTGCCGCATCGGCGCGAATACCGCGATGGCCGGTTGCGTGGGGGTGGCCGGCAGCGCGAAAATCGGCAAGAATTGCACCTTCGGCGGCGCCGCGATGGTGCTCGGCCACCTGGAAATCGCGGACAACGTCCACATCTCCTCGGGCACGATGGTGTCGCGCTCGGTGCTCGAGCCGGGCCAGTACACCGGTTTCTACCCGCTGGCCAAGAACGCCGAATGGGAAAAGAGCGCCGCCATCGTGCGCAACCTGTCCTCGATGCGGGACAAGATCCGCACGCTGGAAAAACAGATCAAATCACTGACGGAACAAGCAGAACAAAAATGA
- a CDS encoding OmpH family outer membrane protein, translating to MLNKTIASLPRCLVLAALWAGALPAAHAQAQAAAVQAAPSRIGYVFTERLMTESKLAKAADSRIQGEFSKRQKSLDDAVARFKSAREKFDEDAPKLADLERTRRTRELLDMEKDLQRMQREYNEDLFQRKNEERAAISQKAYKLIEQIAEQDHLDIVLEGAVWASPRIDITDKILKQLDK from the coding sequence ATGTTGAACAAAACGATCGCCTCGCTGCCGCGCTGCCTGGTCCTGGCTGCGCTGTGGGCGGGCGCGCTGCCCGCGGCGCACGCCCAGGCGCAGGCCGCGGCGGTGCAGGCCGCGCCGAGCCGCATCGGCTACGTCTTCACCGAACGGCTGATGACCGAGTCGAAACTGGCCAAGGCGGCCGACTCGCGCATCCAGGGCGAGTTCTCCAAGCGCCAGAAGTCGCTGGACGATGCGGTCGCGCGCTTCAAGAGCGCACGCGAGAAGTTCGACGAGGATGCGCCCAAGCTGGCGGACCTCGAGCGCACCAGGCGCACACGCGAGCTGCTCGACATGGAAAAGGACTTGCAGCGGATGCAGCGCGAGTACAACGAAGACCTGTTCCAGCGCAAGAACGAAGAGCGCGCCGCGATCTCGCAAAAGGCTTACAAGCTGATCGAGCAGATCGCCGAGCAGGATCATCTCGACATCGTGCTCGAGGGCGCGGTGTGGGCCAGCCCGCGCATCGACATCACGGACAAGATCCTCAAGCAACTGGACAAGTAA
- the rseP gene encoding RIP metalloprotease RseP, which produces MIILQAALAFLVAIGPLVIFHELGHYWVARLCGVKVLRFSIGMGRIVWSRRFGPDQTEWAISALPIGGYVKMLDARDPSTGPVAAADEAREFTRQSVWKRIAIVAAGPLANFVLAIVVMALLFMHGKQEPGTRLRAMAPATAVYQAGVRGGDSIVGVNGRAVQSWAEMRWEIVRAAIDRRAAELDVRGAEGATYRAVIPAQKVAGLNVDGDVMGALGMQMWRPRPRVDEVLPGGPAARAGVQAGDVIVSIDGKAVADFEDFTGAVQPAAGRTLQLTVLRKGRELVLPVTPERDPRSGGAVVRLLVAQTPEMVRVQEGPIQAVAKGAQRTWETSTMTLKMIGKMVVGQVSLKNVSGPLTIADAARQTARSGLETFLEFIAFVSVSLGVMNLLPIPVLDGGHLLYYSLEVLTGRPVSARIGEIAQRAGVGLLFMLMALAVFNDLVRLL; this is translated from the coding sequence ATGATTATCCTGCAGGCCGCACTGGCCTTCCTGGTGGCGATCGGCCCCCTGGTCATCTTCCACGAACTCGGGCACTACTGGGTCGCGCGCCTGTGCGGCGTGAAGGTGCTGCGCTTCTCGATCGGCATGGGCCGCATCGTCTGGTCGCGCCGCTTCGGTCCCGACCAGACCGAGTGGGCGATCTCCGCCTTGCCGATCGGCGGCTACGTCAAGATGCTCGACGCGCGCGATCCGAGCACCGGTCCGGTCGCCGCGGCCGACGAGGCGCGCGAATTCACCCGCCAGAGCGTGTGGAAGCGCATCGCCATCGTGGCCGCCGGCCCGCTAGCCAACTTCGTGCTCGCCATCGTCGTGATGGCGCTGCTGTTCATGCACGGCAAGCAGGAGCCGGGCACGCGCCTGCGCGCGATGGCGCCCGCGACCGCGGTGTACCAGGCCGGCGTGCGCGGCGGCGACAGCATCGTCGGCGTGAACGGCCGCGCGGTCCAGTCGTGGGCCGAGATGCGCTGGGAAATCGTGCGCGCCGCGATCGACCGGCGCGCCGCCGAACTCGACGTACGCGGCGCCGAGGGCGCGACCTACCGCGCCGTGATCCCGGCCCAGAAGGTGGCCGGGCTGAACGTCGACGGCGACGTCATGGGCGCGCTCGGCATGCAGATGTGGCGTCCGCGTCCGCGCGTCGACGAGGTGCTGCCGGGCGGCCCGGCCGCGCGCGCAGGCGTGCAGGCGGGCGACGTGATCGTCTCCATCGACGGCAAGGCGGTGGCCGATTTCGAAGACTTCACCGGCGCCGTGCAGCCCGCCGCCGGCCGCACGCTGCAGCTGACCGTGCTGCGCAAAGGGCGCGAGCTGGTGCTGCCGGTGACGCCGGAGCGCGATCCCAGGAGCGGTGGCGCGGTGGTGCGCCTGCTGGTGGCGCAGACGCCCGAGATGGTGCGGGTGCAGGAAGGTCCGATCCAGGCCGTGGCCAAGGGCGCGCAGCGCACCTGGGAGACCAGCACCATGACGCTCAAGATGATCGGCAAGATGGTCGTGGGCCAGGTCTCGCTGAAGAACGTGAGCGGTCCGCTGACGATTGCCGACGCCGCGCGCCAGACCGCGCGCTCCGGATTGGAGACCTTTCTCGAGTTCATCGCCTTCGTCTCCGTCAGCCTGGGTGTAATGAATCTGTTACCAATTCCCGTTCTGGACGGTGGCCATTTGCTGTATTATTCGCTGGAAGTTTTGACCGGGCGACCCGTGTCCGCGCGCATCGGCGAGATCGCGCAGCGCGCCGGGGTCGGCCTGCTGTTCATGCTGATGGCGCTTGCCGTCTTCAACGACCTGGTGCGGCTGCTCTGA
- the lpxB gene encoding lipid-A-disaccharide synthase — protein sequence MASSADQAVPAPATATTLAVVAGEVSGDMLAARLMAGIKPRLADVRFSGIGGPRMAEQGLVSDVPLDTLAVRGLLPVLLRYRELKGYQTRLRDRLLAERPAAFIGADYPGFNLGLEEQLRAAGIPTLHFVGPQIWAWRGGRIKKIQRAVSHMLLIFPFEEALYREARVPATYIGHPLAEQIPTTPDVAGARRQLGIAPDAKVVTVMPGSRMAEIKHLSVPFTGAVARIAARDRTVRFIAPMAGARQTAYFRELVTKAGLSEVLESGTLRLVDGQSHACIAAADAVLAASGTATLEVALFKKPMVIAYKVMPAEWMLIRHMGYLPWIGLPNILSRDFVVPEFLQHAATPEALAEATWFQLTDENNRARLAQRFAEIHHSLLRDSARLSADAVLQVIGKSTS from the coding sequence GTGGCATCGTCCGCTGACCAGGCCGTGCCGGCCCCGGCGACGGCCACCACCCTGGCCGTCGTCGCCGGCGAGGTCTCCGGCGACATGCTGGCCGCGCGCCTGATGGCCGGCATCAAGCCGCGCCTGGCCGACGTGCGCTTTTCCGGCATCGGCGGCCCGCGCATGGCCGAGCAGGGCCTGGTTTCCGATGTGCCGCTCGATACGCTGGCGGTGCGCGGCCTGCTGCCGGTGCTGTTGCGTTACCGCGAACTCAAGGGCTACCAGACGCGCCTGCGCGACCGCCTGCTGGCCGAGCGGCCGGCCGCCTTCATCGGCGCCGACTACCCCGGCTTCAACCTGGGCCTGGAGGAGCAGCTGCGCGCCGCCGGCATCCCGACCCTGCACTTCGTCGGGCCGCAAATCTGGGCCTGGCGCGGCGGGCGCATCAAGAAGATCCAGCGCGCGGTGTCGCACATGCTTCTGATCTTCCCGTTCGAGGAAGCGCTCTACCGGGAGGCCCGCGTGCCGGCGACCTATATCGGCCATCCGCTGGCCGAGCAGATCCCGACGACGCCCGACGTGGCAGGGGCCAGGCGCCAGCTCGGCATTGCGCCCGATGCGAAAGTCGTGACCGTGATGCCGGGCAGCCGCATGGCGGAGATCAAGCACCTCTCCGTGCCGTTCACCGGCGCGGTGGCGCGGATCGCCGCGCGCGACCGGACCGTGCGGTTCATCGCGCCGATGGCGGGCGCGCGCCAGACGGCGTATTTCAGGGAGCTGGTGACGAAAGCCGGGCTGTCCGAGGTGCTCGAGAGCGGTACGCTGCGGCTGGTCGACGGCCAGTCGCACGCCTGCATCGCCGCGGCCGATGCCGTGCTGGCGGCGTCGGGCACGGCAACGCTCGAGGTGGCGCTGTTCAAGAAGCCGATGGTGATCGCCTACAAGGTCATGCCGGCGGAATGGATGCTGATCCGCCACATGGGCTACCTGCCCTGGATCGGGCTGCCGAACATCCTGTCGCGCGACTTCGTGGTGCCGGAATTCCTGCAGCACGCGGCCACGCCCGAGGCGCTGGCCGAGGCCACGTGGTTCCAGCTGACGGACGAGAACAACCGCGCGCGCCTGGCGCAGCGCTTTGCCGAGATCCACCACAGCCTGCTGCGCGACAGCGCGCGGCTCAGCGCCGACGCGGTGCTGCAAGTGATCGGCAAGTCAACAAGCTAA